From the genome of Bacteroidota bacterium:
GCATCTACATACGGTTCTAAAGTTTTTGTGCTTACGTCACGTAATACATTGAGCACTTCTTCCATTTTCGGAGCAGCGACTCCTTCTTTTTCCGGAACTGATACGGTAATAACACGATTGTTATCGGTGATCCGTTCACTGGTGAGAGCATTTATTTCTGCAAGAGTTATTCCCGGAACGAACTGTTTGTAAAGTTCAAATTCCACTTCGATACCCGGGATCAGTTCCTGCTGTAAAAAATGACGAAGGTATTCATCAGCATGGCTTCGAGATTCTGTCTTTTCACGTTCCCGGAACGATTGTTCAATCGTCCTGACACTTTGCATTTTTTGGCGGTCAAGCTCGGATTGTGTAAATCCAAATTGTTTTACTCGATATGCTTCAGTGACCAATGCTTCAATGCCGCGAAGAATTTCATTTTCTTTTACGTTTGCAAAAAGGCCATATGCTTGTGCACCTCCGATAAATTTGAAATTCCCTGCATTACCGAAAACAAACGGAGGGTTTGGTTTCTGCAGCCGCTCTTGGAGGCGTGCGTTCAACATTCCATCGTATAGTTGATCGAGGATATATTTTTTATAATCGCTGACAATAATTTCCGCATCTCTTTTTCGTTTGAAATAAATATTCACCGAAGCAAACGGAAGTTCTTTGTCTGCCGCAATGGAGACAACCGGTTCGGAATGATTCGGAAGAGTGTATTCCGTTCGTGTACGTTCATTAGCGGGGTTTGTCAATACAGAAAATTGCTCTTTGATCATTTTCTCCATTTCAAATTTGTCAAAGTCGCCCACAGCAACAACAGCCATAAGATTCGGACGATACCATGTTTGATAAAATCGTTTCAATGCATCATAGTGAGCAGTATCAAGGACTTCTTTCTTTCCGATGGGAAGTCTTTTTGCATATTGAGAATTATAAAAAATTGTAGGATTATGTTTATTGTTCACTCGTTCAAATGCTCCGCGTCCCAGTCTCCATTCTTCACCGACAACACCCCGTTCTTTATCGATTTCACCATCGTCAAATGTAAGAGCGTGTGCCCACTCTTCAAGTATTTTCATTGATTTTTTTACGACGGTAATTGAATCTGTTGGGACTTGGATCATGTATACCGTTTGGTCAAAACTGGTATAGGCATTCAAGTGAGGACCAAAACGGACTCCAGTTCTTTCCAGAAAATTAATAAGATCCATTTTTGGGAAACTGGCCGTTCCGTTGAAAGCCATATGCTCCACAAAATGTGCGAGACCTTGTTGATCGTCATCCTCTAATACAGACCCTGCCTTCACAGCAAGGCGTAGTTCCATTCGTTTTTCCGGCTTCTTATTTTCACGGATATAATAGTGCATACCATTGGAAAGCGTCCCGACAAGTATTTGAGGTGAAATACCCAACGTATCTGTTGTGCTGAAAACATGTTGGGATTGCGCTGAAGAAATGCCCCAAAGAAGAAGAAGCAATATCGAAATAGTACTGTGACGTAGGAGGGTGTTCATAGGAATGCCTTTCAGATGTTTGAGAGATTTGGTCAGCAATGGTTGAGAAGTTAATCTATTTGTATTCCAGATTCAATTAAATTCATTCTTCGTAATCCT
Proteins encoded in this window:
- a CDS encoding insulinase family protein, encoding MNTLLRHSTISILLLLLWGISSAQSQHVFSTTDTLGISPQILVGTLSNGMHYYIRENKKPEKRMELRLAVKAGSVLEDDDQQGLAHFVEHMAFNGTASFPKMDLINFLERTGVRFGPHLNAYTSFDQTVYMIQVPTDSITVVKKSMKILEEWAHALTFDDGEIDKERGVVGEEWRLGRGAFERVNNKHNPTIFYNSQYAKRLPIGKKEVLDTAHYDALKRFYQTWYRPNLMAVVAVGDFDKFEMEKMIKEQFSVLTNPANERTRTEYTLPNHSEPVVSIAADKELPFASVNIYFKRKRDAEIIVSDYKKYILDQLYDGMLNARLQERLQKPNPPFVFGNAGNFKFIGGAQAYGLFANVKENEILRGIEALVTEAYRVKQFGFTQSELDRQKMQSVRTIEQSFREREKTESRSHADEYLRHFLQQELIPGIEVEFELYKQFVPGITLAEINALTSERITDNNRVITVSVPEKEGVAAPKMEEVLNVLRDVSTKTLEPYVDAVSSKPLLGTAPKPGKVVKQKEIKDLGAWEWSLSNGAKVVVKSTDFKNDEILFSAFSPGGHSLVSDKDFMSGVMSSQLALLSGIGEFDAVSIQKMLTGKIVRVLPSISELSEGFNGSAAPQDIETMFQLIYLSFTSPRLDTNAAGAFLSRMKSYLQNMNVSPEKTFQDSLQVTLTQHHYRARPQQPELLDEVNLVRAYTIYKERFADASDFTFIFVGNIKPDSLKPLIEKYLASLPSTKRKENWKDVGMKAPKGIVTKEVIKGIEPKSSVVLTFTGPFVWNDQNRFEFNAMIEVLRIKLREVLREDKGGVYGVGVSGSPSLYPRKEYSVRIGFGCNPERVDELVTAVMQQIDTLKLKPTDPLYVDKVKELQRRDREVNLKENNYWMNVFRGAYTNSEDPRSMLKIPQQIDKLSAVSIQHSAKTYFDMKNIVKIVLKPEKK